The genomic DNA CCGGGACTCCGGATCGTGCTGGGCGGGAATGCCGGGAGTCCGGGCGGACGATGGTGACGAATCCATAACGGAAATTCTAACCTACGATCCGGTAACTTACGGTTGGGTAGCTGAGCCGCACCCCTTCCCGGCGCAACCAGGGGACAAGCTAGCGGTAGCCTAGGAGAAGATTTTTCCACTTCGGACAAAGACGGAGCCGCCCTTGCGGCCCCTCCGGTTCCGCTCCCGACCTGAGGCAGGTGAGGCAGACTATGAGATTCCCCGGAGTCGTCTATGCCTTCTATGAACGCAAGCTCAGGCGGTCCCTGAGCGGAGACCGTATTCCCCAGCATATCGGCGTGATGGTGGACGGAAACAGGCGCTGGGCCAAGCTGGCGGGTGCACCCACAAGCGACGGACACCAGGCCGGTGCGGACAAGATACTGGAGTTCCTGGGCTGGTGCGAGGAACTGGGGGTACGCACCGTCACCCTGTACATGCTCTCCACCGACAACTTGAACCGGGACGCGGATGAGCTTGAACCCCTGCTGAACATCATCGGCAACACCATGGACCGGCTGGCCGAAAAGGGTGATCTGCGGGTCCAGCCCGTGGGGGCGCTGGAGATCCTGCCGCAGAACCTGGCCAAGCAGCTCACCGGCCTCGGGGAAAGCACTGCCGATGCCGAGGGACTGCACGTCAACGTGGCGATCGGCTACGGCGGGCGCCGCGAAATCGTGGACGCGGTTAAGGAACTGCTCCGCGACGCCGAAGCCCAGGGCAAGGAGATCGCGGACGTGACCGAGGAAATCTGTGATGAACGGATCTCCGAATACCTCTACACCCGCGGCCAGCCGGACCCGGAACTGGTTATCAGGACCTCCGGAGAGCAGCGCCTGTCCGGTTTCCTGATGTGGCAGAGCGCCTACAGCGAGTTTTACTTCTGTGAGGCGCTCTGGCCGGACTTTCGTCGCGTGGACTTCCTGCGCGCCCTGCGCGACTACGCGAGCCGGCAGCGGCGCTTCGGTTCCTGAGATTCGGGACCGTGTCCTGCTGCGGTGACGGCCGTTGCGGGCGTACTTTGGTGCTTATCGGCCGCGCCCGGTGCCGGCCGTTCGCAGCTGCCGGGCGAGTTGTGCGCTCCGGCAGCACTGCATCCAGCGACCGGGGCTGCCGGGGGTGGCCCCTGACGGGAGTTCCACGTGCCCCACGAGGACGCAAGAAGGCAGTCAGAAGAAATTCCCCACGGATGGGCCGCGGCATCTCCGGCTCCCATCTCCGGCACCGATACGGATCGGGCCAGCTACGTCCTGGACACTTCGGTGCTGCTTTCCGATCCCCGGGCCATCCTGAGGTTCGCCGAACACGAGGTCATTCTGCCCCTGGTGGTGGTGACCGAACTCGAAAACAAACGGCAGGACCCCGAGCTGGGGTATTTCGCACGCAACGCCCTACGGCTGCTTGATGATCTCCGGGTGCAGCACGGCGGGCTGAGCGCACCCATTCCCCTCGGTCCAAGCGGCGGTACGCTGCGGGTGGAACTGAACCACATTTCCACCGACGTTCTCCCCGACGGGATCCGGGGCAGCGACAATGACAGCCGGATCCTGGCCGTCGCCAAAAGCATGGCCGATGAAGGCCGGAACGTCACCGTGGTGTCCAAGGACCTGCCCATGCGGCTCAAGGCCTCGGCAATGGGCCTGGCCGCGGACGAATACCGCAACGAACTGGTACGGGACAGCGGCTGGACCGGAGTGGCGGAGCTGGATATTTCCGAGTCCGATATGGGGCTGCTGTATGAACACCAGCCCGTGTTTGTCCCGGAAGCTGCCGAGCTGCCGGTGAACACCGGCACCGTCCTGATGGCCGGCCGGGGATCCGCCCTGGGCCGGGTGGGAACCGACAAGCGTCTGCGGCTCGTGCGCGGTGACCGGGATGTCTTCGGCCTGCATGGCCGGTCGGCGGAGCAGCGCCTGGCCATCGACCTGCTGATGGACCGCGAGGTAGGCATTGTCTCGCTGGGCGGGCGGGCGGGGACCGGGAAATCGGCCCTGGCCCTGTGTGCAGGGCTGGAGGCGGTGCTGGAGCGCCGGGAACACCGCAAAGTGGTGGTGTTCCGGCCGCTGTATGCCGTGGGCGGCCAGGAACTGGGCTACCTCCCGGGATCGGAGTCCGAGAAAATGGGACCCTGGGGACAGGCGGTGTTCGACACCCTCGAAGCGCTGGTGTCGCCCGAAGTGGTGGAGGAAGTGCTGGACCGCGGCATGCTGGAGGTGCTGCCCCTGACACACATCCGCGGCCGTTCCCTCCACGATTCCTTCGTGATTGTGGATGAGGCGCAGTCGCTTGAGAAGAACGTGCTGCTGACGGTGCTCTCCCGAATCGGCCAGAACTCCAAGGTGGTCCTGACCCACGACGTTGCCCAACGCGACAACCTGCGGGTGGGACGGCACGACGGTGTCGCGGCGGTGGTGGAAACACTCAAGGGACATCCCCTGTTCGGGCACATTACCCTCACCCGTTCCGAGCGCTCGCCTATCGCCGCACTGGTTACGGAACTCCTTGAGGAGGGCCAGATCGGCTAGCCCGGCCCGGCCGGTTGTCCACAGGAAAGGCTTCCCGGATCCCTGGCCCCCGGGGCTGGGCTAGGTTATGGCCATGCTGGGGGTTTTGGCGGAATACAGCTCTGCGGGCGCCGGTGGCGCGGCGGCGGCGCTGCTGCTATGCCTGGCGCTGGGCTGGTTCGGTGTCCTGGCGGTTCGCCTGAGCCTGGCGGACATCCGTACGCGCAGGCTCCCGAATGTCCTGATCCTGCCGTCCTATCCCGCCGCCGGGCTGCTCCTGGGCGGGGCATCGCTGGCTGCGGGGGAGCCGGAGCGGGTGGGCGGGCTGCTGGTGGGCTCTGCAGCCCTGTGGGGAGGTTTCTTTGCCCTCCGGCTGCTGAACCCGGCGGGACTGGGGTTCGGGGACGTCAAGCTGGCCGGGCTGCTGGGGCTGTACCTGGGTTTCCTGGGGGCAGGGCACGTCTTCGCGGGCGTGGTGGCCACCTTTGTCGCCGGAGGCCTGTGGGGAGCGGGACTGATCCTCAGCCGGCGTGGAACCGGGAGGACCGCCGTGCCCTTCGGCCCGTTCCTGTTCCTGGGCGCTGCGGTGGCCATGCTGGCCCCTGGCCTACAGTAGAAACCATGCCTACCCCTGAGTTTGTCCTGACCCTGCGGGAGCGGATCGGACACGATCCGCTCTGGCTTCCCGGCGTGACCGCAGTGGTGTTCAACGAAGAACACGAGGTGCTCCTGGGCCGGCGTGCCGACGACGGACGATGGACGCTGATCACCGGCATGCTGGACCCCGGCGAGGAGCCGGGCCCGGGGGCACTGCGTGAGGTCGAGGAGGAAACCGGCGTCCGCGCTGAACTGGTGCACCTGATCCATGTGGGCGCCCACGGACCCGTCACCTTTCCCAACGGGGACGTCTGCTCGTTCCTGAACCTTGCCTTCAGCTGCCGGTACGTCAGTGGAGCGGCGCGGGTTAACGACGACGAGTCCACCGACGTGGGCTGGTATGCCCTCGCCGCCCTGCCGGACCTGAGTGAACGGCACCGGATGCTCATCGCTTTGGCGCAGTCCTCCAACGGCATACCGGTGTTCGAAGGCCAGGGCGCCGGGTAAAGACCCCGGGAAGGCGTCAGGGCCCGTCCGGCCGCACCCTGAAGGTGCGGCCGGACGGACCCTGCCACCGGACTTCCCCGGTTCGTCCGGCTGATTAAGGTCAGCGGCCGGTATCGCGGTACGGGTTATCCGGGGCCCGTGTGCCAGCGTCCTGTGTGCCAGCGTCCTGCGTGTCCGGTCCGTCCGGTCCGTCCGGGGCGTCCGGGGCGGCACAGCCGGCACTGGCGTCGCTGCCGGTTGTGCCGGACTTGAGTCCGGCCAGCCGCTCGGCTTCCAGCCGGTCCGCTTCGGGCCCGCCGACTGCTTCGCCGCGGGCCACCATGCCGGCCACATCCGAGAGCGGAATCTGCTTGAGGAAGAGGGCCAGCACCAGGGCAATCACCAGGAACGGAATCAGGTACCAGAACACCGGCGCCAGTGAATCCGCGTAGGCGGTAACAATGCCCTCCTGCAGCGGCTCGGGGAGGGTTTTCAGGACCGACGGCTGCAGCGTTGCTGTTGCCTCGCCTGCAGCAGAGGCGTCGAGCCCCGCCCCGGCGAAGGTTTCCTTCAGGTTCTCAGCGAGCCGGGACGTAAACATCGCGCCGAAGATGGCCACACCCAGAGAGGCGCCGACTTCGCGGAAGTAATTGTTGCTGGAAGTCGCGGTGCCGATCTGGTCCACGGGAACCGAGTTCTGCACTACCAGCACCACTACCTGCATGATGTAGCCCAGGCCGGCGCCGAAAACGAACAGCTGGGCGCAGATGACCCAGACCGGGGTGTCCGCGGACAGCGTGGTCATCCAGAGCATTGCGGCAATAACAAGCGCTGCACCCATGATGGGGTACTTCTTGTACGTCCCGGTTCTGGTAATCGCCAGGCCGGAGTAGATGGAGGTACCCATCATGCCCACCATCATGGGCAGCATCAGCAGGCCGGAGACAGCCGCCGAGGTGCCTGTGGACATCTGGAGGAACGTCGGGACGAAGGCCAGCGCGGCGAACATGCCCATGCCCAGGGTGAAGCCAATGGCGGTGCTGTTTACGAAGATGGGGTTCCTGAAGAGGCCCAGCGGAATGATCGGGTCCTCCACCCGGCGTTCGATCATGACGAAAATCAGGGCAGCCAGCAGCATTCCGGCGCCGAAGGCGAGCGTGAGCGGATCCGACCAGCCGTGGTCAGCCCGTCCGCCGAAGTCGGTGAAGAAGATCAGGCAGGTGGTGGCGATGGACAGGAAAACCACGCCACCGATGTCGATCCGCTTCTGCGCCTTTTTGCTCGGCAGGGTCAAGGTGAAAAAGGCGATCAGGAAGGCAATGATGCCAATGGGGATGTTGACGTAGAACGCCCACTGCCATGTCATGTGGTCCACGAAGAAACCGCCCAACAGGGGCCCGGCGACGGCGGACAGGCCGAAGATGCCGCCCAGCGGGCCCAGGTACTTGCCGCGCTGGTTCGCCGGCACAATGTCGGCGATGATCGCCTGCGAGAGGATCATCAGACCGCCGCCGCCCAGGCCCTGGATGGCGCGGAAGACCACGAAACCCCAGAAGTCCGTGGCAAAGGCACAGCCCACGGATGCTGCGGTAAACAGGGCGATGGCGAAGAGGAACAGGTTGCGCCGGCCCAAAACGTCACCGAACTTGCCGTAGATGGGCATCACAATGGTGGTGGCCAGCAGATAGGCGGTGGTGATCCAGGTCTGGTGCTCGACGCCGCCGAGCTCACCCACGATCGTGGGCATGGCAGTGGAGACAATCGTCTGGTCCAGGCTGGACAACAGCATGCCCGCAATAAGGGCGGAGAAGATGATCCAGATGCGTCTCTGGGTCAGCAGGAGCGGCCCGGACGCGGGCGCTGCGGTGGTGGTCATGGGTGGTCCTTGGGAGAGGGCGGTGGGGGAGTTGGTGGGGGAGTTGGGGTGAAGGTACCCGCGGGAAGGGAATCCCGGGTCACCGGCGTCATGCCGGCAAGCAGGTCCTGCAGGGTGGCAGCCTCCTCCGTGAGGAGGGACCGGTAGGACAGGGTGTTGCCGGGCGCGAAGAATGCCGGTCCGGCCCGTTGGGTGAGGCAGCTGAACAAACCAAGCGCCGCCCGGATGCGGGGATCCGTTGCCGGCACTTTCTCGCGGGCGGACAGGATCGCAGCGAAGGTGTCCTCGGCGTCCCTGGTGCCGTGCATTATTTTCTGCAATAGCCGCGGCTCGGCGGCAACGGCGTCCTGGAGTGCTGTCATCTGGGTCCGTGACATGGTCATCCGGTCCATCAGGGCGACGGCAAAGTCCAGGAAGTCCGCCAGCAGGGAGTCGGAAAGGGAGCCTGTGCTGCTGCCGGCGGCAGGCCCGCCGGCAATGAAGGCTTCGGCCAGGTCAGCGGGGATTTCATCCGCCGGCGAGCCGAGGATGGCGTCCTCCTTGGCCGGGAAATAATTGAAGAAGGTGCGCCGCGAAATGCCGACTTCCGTGCATAGCTCCTCGACGGTGAAGCCGTTGACCCCGTGCGCGGCGGTCAGGGACCGCGCAGCCTTGATGATGGCGAGTTTTGTAGCGGTCCGTTTCCGTTCCCGCAGGCCGCCGCTCATCTCTGCACTATTCTTCACGAGGTAAAGTTTTACACTCTGGGCCATAGAGTGCAAATAATCTTCGGGCGCAAAAAAAGGCATCCGGGAAACAACTTGGGAAAGCTGCTTCCCGGATGCCTCCGGGAGGGAACTAGGCCTGCGGCGGCTTGGTCATGGAGAGGACGTCCAGTGCCTTGTCCAGCTGCTCAACGGTCAGTTCGCCGCGCTCAAGGTAGCCGAGATCTTCCACGGCCTGGCGGATGGTCTTGCCTTCCTTGACCGAGTACTTGGCGATCTTTGCGGCGTTCTCGTAGCCGATGAACTTGTTCAGCGGGGTCACGATGGAGGGGGAGGCCTCGGCAAGGTAACGGGCGCGCTCAACGTTGGCTTCGATGCCGTCGATCATCTTGTCAGCCATCACACGCGAGGAGTTGGCCAGCAGGCGGATGGACTCAAGCAGGTTCGCGGCAATGACCGGAATGCCCACGTTCAGCTCAAAGTAGCCGAAGGTGCCGGCCCAGGCCACGGCGGCGTCGTTGCCGACAACCTGTGCTGCGACCTGGAGGACAGCCTCGGAAATGACCGGATTGACCTTGCCCGGCATGATGGAGGAACCCGGCTGCAGGTCCGGAATGGCGATTTCGCCCAGGCCCGTGTTGGGGCCCGAACCCATCCAGCGCAGATCGTTGGCGATCTTGGAGAAGGAAACGGCGATGGTACGCAGCATGCCGGAGACCTCGACGAGCGCGTCCCGGTTGGCCTGTGCCTCGAAGTGGTCGCGGGCCTCGGTCAGCGGCAGGCCGGTGTCCTTGGCGAGCAGTTCAATCACTCGCTGCGGGAAGCCCGCGGGGGTGTTGATGCCGGTCCCGACGGCGGTGCCGCCCAGCGGTACTTCCGCCACGCGGGGCAGGGAAGCCTGGACGCGTTCAATGCCGTAACGGACCTGGGCCGCGTAGCCGCCGAACTCCTGGCCGAGGGTCACCGGGGTGGCGTCCATCAGGTGGGTGCGGCCGGACTTGACCACGTCCTTGAATTCCTCGGCCTTGCGCTCCAGCGACACGGCCAGGTGCTCAAGGGCCGGGATCAGGTTGTTGATAAGCGCCGAGGTGGCAGCAACGTGCACCGAGGTCGGGAACACATCGTTGGAGGACTGCGAGGCGTTCACATGGTCATTCGGGTGCACGGTGGTCTCGCTGCCGGCCTCTTTGAGTGCGCGGGTGGCGAGTTCGGCCAGGACCTCGTTGGTGTTCATGTTCGAGGACGTTCCGGAACCGGTCTGGAAGACATCGATGGGGAACTGGCCATTGTGGGTGCCGGCGGCGACGGCGTCGGCGGCCTTTTCGATGGCGCGGGCACGCTCGTCGTCGAGCACACCCAGTTCAGCATTTGCAGTGGCAGCGGCCT from Arthrobacter zhangbolii includes the following:
- a CDS encoding isoprenyl transferase; translation: MRFPGVVYAFYERKLRRSLSGDRIPQHIGVMVDGNRRWAKLAGAPTSDGHQAGADKILEFLGWCEELGVRTVTLYMLSTDNLNRDADELEPLLNIIGNTMDRLAEKGDLRVQPVGALEILPQNLAKQLTGLGESTADAEGLHVNVAIGYGGRREIVDAVKELLRDAEAQGKEIADVTEEICDERISEYLYTRGQPDPELVIRTSGEQRLSGFLMWQSAYSEFYFCEALWPDFRRVDFLRALRDYASRQRRFGS
- a CDS encoding PhoH family protein, which codes for MSGTDTDRASYVLDTSVLLSDPRAILRFAEHEVILPLVVVTELENKRQDPELGYFARNALRLLDDLRVQHGGLSAPIPLGPSGGTLRVELNHISTDVLPDGIRGSDNDSRILAVAKSMADEGRNVTVVSKDLPMRLKASAMGLAADEYRNELVRDSGWTGVAELDISESDMGLLYEHQPVFVPEAAELPVNTGTVLMAGRGSALGRVGTDKRLRLVRGDRDVFGLHGRSAEQRLAIDLLMDREVGIVSLGGRAGTGKSALALCAGLEAVLERREHRKVVVFRPLYAVGGQELGYLPGSESEKMGPWGQAVFDTLEALVSPEVVEEVLDRGMLEVLPLTHIRGRSLHDSFVIVDEAQSLEKNVLLTVLSRIGQNSKVVLTHDVAQRDNLRVGRHDGVAAVVETLKGHPLFGHITLTRSERSPIAALVTELLEEGQIG
- a CDS encoding prepilin peptidase, whose translation is MLGVLAEYSSAGAGGAAAALLLCLALGWFGVLAVRLSLADIRTRRLPNVLILPSYPAAGLLLGGASLAAGEPERVGGLLVGSAALWGGFFALRLLNPAGLGFGDVKLAGLLGLYLGFLGAGHVFAGVVATFVAGGLWGAGLILSRRGTGRTAVPFGPFLFLGAAVAMLAPGLQ
- a CDS encoding NUDIX hydrolase, translated to MPTPEFVLTLRERIGHDPLWLPGVTAVVFNEEHEVLLGRRADDGRWTLITGMLDPGEEPGPGALREVEEETGVRAELVHLIHVGAHGPVTFPNGDVCSFLNLAFSCRYVSGAARVNDDESTDVGWYALAALPDLSERHRMLIALAQSSNGIPVFEGQGAG
- a CDS encoding MDR family MFS transporter produces the protein MTTTAAPASGPLLLTQRRIWIIFSALIAGMLLSSLDQTIVSTAMPTIVGELGGVEHQTWITTAYLLATTIVMPIYGKFGDVLGRRNLFLFAIALFTAASVGCAFATDFWGFVVFRAIQGLGGGGLMILSQAIIADIVPANQRGKYLGPLGGIFGLSAVAGPLLGGFFVDHMTWQWAFYVNIPIGIIAFLIAFFTLTLPSKKAQKRIDIGGVVFLSIATTCLIFFTDFGGRADHGWSDPLTLAFGAGMLLAALIFVMIERRVEDPIIPLGLFRNPIFVNSTAIGFTLGMGMFAALAFVPTFLQMSTGTSAAVSGLLMLPMMVGMMGTSIYSGLAITRTGTYKKYPIMGAALVIAAMLWMTTLSADTPVWVICAQLFVFGAGLGYIMQVVVLVVQNSVPVDQIGTATSSNNYFREVGASLGVAIFGAMFTSRLAENLKETFAGAGLDASAAGEATATLQPSVLKTLPEPLQEGIVTAYADSLAPVFWYLIPFLVIALVLALFLKQIPLSDVAGMVARGEAVGGPEADRLEAERLAGLKSGTTGSDASAGCAAPDAPDGPDGPDTQDAGTQDAGTRAPDNPYRDTGR
- a CDS encoding TetR/AcrR family transcriptional regulator, whose translation is MKNSAEMSGGLRERKRTATKLAIIKAARSLTAAHGVNGFTVEELCTEVGISRRTFFNYFPAKEDAILGSPADEIPADLAEAFIAGGPAAGSSTGSLSDSLLADFLDFAVALMDRMTMSRTQMTALQDAVAAEPRLLQKIMHGTRDAEDTFAAILSAREKVPATDPRIRAALGLFSCLTQRAGPAFFAPGNTLSYRSLLTEEAATLQDLLAGMTPVTRDSLPAGTFTPTPPPTPPPPSPKDHP
- a CDS encoding class II fumarate hydratase, translated to MTSDTSDYRIEHDTMGEVRVPASALYRAQTQRAVENFPISGTMLEPSHIEALARIKKAAATANAELGVLDDERARAIEKAADAVAAGTHNGQFPIDVFQTGSGTSSNMNTNEVLAELATRALKEAGSETTVHPNDHVNASQSSNDVFPTSVHVAATSALINNLIPALEHLAVSLERKAEEFKDVVKSGRTHLMDATPVTLGQEFGGYAAQVRYGIERVQASLPRVAEVPLGGTAVGTGINTPAGFPQRVIELLAKDTGLPLTEARDHFEAQANRDALVEVSGMLRTIAVSFSKIANDLRWMGSGPNTGLGEIAIPDLQPGSSIMPGKVNPVISEAVLQVAAQVVGNDAAVAWAGTFGYFELNVGIPVIAANLLESIRLLANSSRVMADKMIDGIEANVERARYLAEASPSIVTPLNKFIGYENAAKIAKYSVKEGKTIRQAVEDLGYLERGELTVEQLDKALDVLSMTKPPQA